A stretch of the Panthera uncia isolate 11264 chromosome D1, Puncia_PCG_1.0, whole genome shotgun sequence genome encodes the following:
- the LOC125911337 gene encoding olfactory receptor 5M10-like — protein sequence MSPPNHTTVTEFILLGLTDDPVLEKILFGVFLVIYLITLAGNLCMIMLIRTNSHLQTPMYFFLSHLSFVDIGYSSNITPNMLHNFVSDQKTISYAGCFTQCLLFIALVITEFYILASMALDRYVAICSPLHYSTRMSKNVCISLVMVSYTCGFLNGLSQTLLTFHLSFCGSLEINHFYCADPPLILLACSDTYVKKMAMFVVAGLTLSSSLFIIVLSYLLIIAAILRIRSAEGRHKAFSTCGSHLTTVTLFYGTLFCMYLRTPSEKSVEESKIIAVFYTFLSPMLNPLIYSLRNKDVVHATQQIIQGNLFHKIEIWLSVHLK from the coding sequence atgtctCCCCCAAACCACACTACAGTGACAGAATTCATTCTCTTGGGACTCACAGACGACCCTGTCCTGGAGAAGATCCTGTTTGGGGTGTTTCTGGTGATCTACCTGATCACGCTGGCAGGCAATCTCTGCATGATTATGCTGATCAGGACCAATTCTCACCTCCAAacacccatgtacttcttccttagCCACCTCTCCTTCGTAGACATTGGCTATTCCTCCAATATCACTCCAAATATGCTGCACAACTTCGTCTCCGACCAGAAGACCATCTCCTATGCTGGATGCTTCACACAGTGTCTTCTCTTCATTGCCCTGGTGATCACTGAGTTTTATATCCTTGCTTCGATGGCATTGGATCGCTATGTAGCCATTTGTAGCCCTCTACATTACAGTACCAGAATGTCTAAGAACGTTTGTATCTCTCTAGTCATGGTGTCTTATACTTGTGGCTTCCTTAATGGACTCTCCCAGACACTGCTGACTTTTCACTTGTCCTTCTGTGGCTCCCTTGAAATCAATCATTTCTACTGTGCAGATCCTCCTCTTATACTGTTGGCCTGCTCTGACACTTATGTCAAAAAGATGGCGATGTTTGTAGTCGCTGGCTTGACTCTGTCAAGCTCTCTCTTCATCATTGTCCTTTCCTACCTTCTCATTATTGCAGCCATCTTGAGGATCCGTTCTGCTGAAGGCAGGCACAAGGCCTTTTCTACTTGTGGTTCCCACTTGACAACAGTCACCCTATTTTATGGAACCCTCTTCTGCATGTACTTAAGGACCCCATCTGAGAAGTCTGTGGAGGAGTCCAAAATAATTGCAGTCTTTTATACTTTCTTGAGCCCAATGTTGAACCCATTGATTTATAGTCTACGGAACAAGGATGTGGTTCATGCTACGCAGCAAATCATTCAGGGAAATCTCtttcataaaattgaaatttgGTTATCTGTTCATTTGAAATAA